One genomic segment of Vulcanisaeta thermophila includes these proteins:
- the nadA gene encoding quinolinate synthase NadA, giving the protein MNRGSLIEEVKRLKQERNAIILGHNYMDMDVQLVADFTGDSYDLALRAMETKADVIVFAGVRFMAEQAKALNYDREVLSPDLNAGCTIADALDRETLREYRERYPRAPVVLYVNSNVDVKAMADYIVTSSTAVKVVKKIPSDVVIFGPDYNLATYVERMTGKRIIKVPPNGKCIVHGNYVPGYVKDARARYPGAKVMIHPEAPLNVIDLADFVGSTNQMIEFARNSEAREFIVGTEIGMINALKLKVPGKEFYPLTTEPIARCPFMAMITLEKVYRSLRDSIYRVEMPRSMAEAVKEAFERTRKLLGD; this is encoded by the coding sequence ATGAATAGGGGGTCGTTGATTGAGGAGGTCAAAAGGTTGAAGCAGGAGAGGAATGCCATAATACTGGGCCATAACTACATGGACATGGATGTACAGTTGGTGGCCGACTTCACGGGTGACTCCTACGACCTGGCACTCAGGGCCATGGAGACCAAGGCCGATGTAATAGTCTTCGCGGGGGTTAGGTTCATGGCTGAGCAGGCCAAGGCCCTGAATTACGATAGGGAGGTACTATCACCGGACCTGAATGCTGGGTGCACCATAGCGGATGCGCTGGATAGGGAGACCCTGAGGGAGTATAGGGAGAGGTACCCAAGGGCCCCCGTGGTCCTTTACGTAAACTCCAACGTTGATGTCAAGGCAATGGCGGATTACATCGTCACCTCATCAACCGCGGTTAAGGTTGTTAAGAAGATACCCAGTGATGTTGTTATTTTCGGACCAGACTACAACCTGGCCACCTACGTTGAGAGGATGACTGGTAAGAGGATAATCAAGGTGCCACCCAATGGTAAGTGCATTGTGCATGGAAACTACGTGCCGGGATACGTCAAGGATGCAAGGGCTAGGTACCCAGGGGCTAAGGTAATGATACACCCTGAGGCACCCCTTAACGTTATTGACCTAGCGGACTTCGTGGGCTCCACAAACCAGATGATAGAATTTGCAAGGAATAGCGAGGCCAGGGAGTTCATAGTGGGTACGGAGATTGGGATGATAAACGCACTTAAACTAAAGGTCCCAGGTAAGGAATTCTACCCATTAACCACCGAGCCCATAGCACGCTGTCCTTTTATGGCCATGATCACTTTGGAGAAGGTTTATAGGTCCTTGAGGGATAGTATTTATAGGGTTGAGATGCCCAGGAGTATGGCTGAGGCTGTTAAGGAGGCTTTCGAGAGGACTAGGAAGTTACTTGGTGATTAG
- a CDS encoding L-aspartate oxidase, translated as MIYIIGSGIAGLSAAISLKMSNYPVTVITKRIHGGSSYESRGGIAAATAPDDSPELHARDTIAVGDGLCDVKSVDYFTREAPGVIETLEKWGFEFDEDLRLEAGHSRRRVHHRTDSTGMFLANFLLELATKLGINIVEDRVVALKVRDNAVKGFVTAGGVSVEDVDSVILATGGYAYLWSYTSNPRDNTGDSIALAFRAGAVVGDLEFVQFHPTVTIVGGESFLLTETLRGEGAVLINDRGERFAFKYHEKGELAPRDVLSRAIYNEYRLGRRVYMDLKPIDDFEVKFPLVNEFLRRHGLTKNDLIPVVPGAHYSIGGVRVNIKGESTIRGLYVIGEAADTGLHGANRLASNSLLEALVMGINMPFYIGEGWEGPDLSDGEVLGIKLPGNGREVSLEEIRKFNWDYLGIVRDGDGLSRLVSIYEGAYLMGFDEWSNAALVSYLTAKAALMREESRGSHYRVDYPEKDDARFRRRIYLRVVGHD; from the coding sequence ATGATCTACATAATCGGCAGTGGTATAGCGGGGCTCTCAGCAGCAATCTCACTAAAAATGAGTAATTACCCAGTTACCGTGATTACCAAGAGGATCCATGGGGGCTCAAGCTACGAATCAAGGGGTGGAATAGCAGCCGCAACGGCGCCCGATGACTCGCCTGAGCTCCATGCGCGGGACACCATAGCCGTGGGTGATGGATTATGCGATGTTAAGTCAGTGGATTACTTCACAAGGGAGGCTCCAGGGGTCATAGAGACCCTGGAGAAGTGGGGCTTTGAGTTCGATGAGGACCTTAGGCTTGAGGCTGGCCATAGTAGGAGGAGGGTTCACCATAGGACGGACTCCACGGGCATGTTCCTAGCGAACTTCCTACTTGAACTAGCCACTAAGCTTGGTATTAACATTGTTGAGGATAGGGTTGTGGCATTGAAGGTTAGGGACAACGCCGTCAAGGGCTTCGTAACCGCCGGCGGTGTTTCCGTTGAGGATGTTGATTCCGTGATCCTAGCAACAGGTGGTTATGCATACCTCTGGAGCTACACCTCAAACCCACGTGATAATACGGGTGATAGTATTGCCCTAGCCTTTAGAGCTGGTGCTGTTGTTGGTGATTTAGAGTTCGTTCAGTTTCACCCCACAGTAACCATAGTAGGTGGTGAATCCTTCCTATTAACGGAGACCCTTAGGGGTGAGGGCGCTGTTTTAATTAACGACAGGGGTGAGAGGTTTGCCTTCAAGTACCATGAGAAGGGTGAGTTAGCACCTAGAGATGTGCTGTCCAGGGCTATTTACAATGAGTATAGGCTTGGGCGCAGGGTTTACATGGATCTAAAGCCCATTGATGATTTCGAGGTCAAGTTCCCATTGGTTAACGAGTTCCTGAGGCGCCATGGGCTTACCAAGAATGACTTAATACCCGTAGTCCCCGGCGCCCATTACTCAATAGGTGGTGTTAGGGTTAATATCAAGGGTGAATCAACAATAAGGGGGCTTTACGTAATTGGCGAGGCCGCAGACACGGGGCTACACGGCGCCAATAGGCTAGCCAGCAATTCGCTGCTTGAGGCCCTGGTCATGGGGATAAACATGCCATTCTACATTGGTGAGGGTTGGGAAGGCCCTGACCTAAGTGATGGTGAGGTCCTAGGCATTAAATTACCAGGTAATGGCCGTGAGGTGAGTCTTGAGGAGATTAGGAAGTTTAATTGGGATTACCTGGGCATTGTTAGGGATGGGGATGGATTAAGTAGGTTGGTTAGTATTTACGAGGGTGCTTACTTAATGGGGTTTGATGAGTGGTCAAACGCGGCGCTGGTTTCGTACTTAACAGCCAAGGCAGCCCTTATGAGGGAGGAGTCACGGGGCTCGCATTACAGGGTTGATTATCCTGAAAAGGACGATGCTAGGTTTAGGAGGAGGATTTACCTCAGGGTGGTGGGTCATGATTGA